In Neofelis nebulosa isolate mNeoNeb1 chromosome 7, mNeoNeb1.pri, whole genome shotgun sequence, the following proteins share a genomic window:
- the LOC131516560 gene encoding RNA polymerase-associated protein LEO1-like, with product MLKLKVENTIRWRKRRDEEGNEIKESNTRIVKWSDGSLSLHLGNEVFDVYKAPLQGNYNHLFVREDTGLQGQAVFKAKLTFRPHSTDSVTHRKMTLLLANRCSRTQKIRILPMAGCDPECQRTEMIKKKERLRASTQQTVHLWEGQNQQGLGVPSQDPNSVHEEEEGIKAVKNHNQGDL from the exons ATGTTAAAATTGAAG GTGGAAAATACTATAAGATGGAGGAAACGCCGGgatgaggaaggaaatgaaattaaagaaagcaATACTCGGATAGTCAAGTGGTCAGATGGAAG CCTTTCCCTGCATCTGGGCAATGAAGTGTTTGATGTCTACAAGGCCCCCCTGCAGGGCAATTACAACCACCTGTTCGTTCGAGAAGACACAGGTCTACAGGGACAAGCCGTCTTCAAAGCCAAGCTCACCTTCAG ACCTCACTCTACAGACAGTGTCACACATAGAAAGATGACCCTGCTGCTTGCTAATAGATGCTCAAGGACGCAGAAGATTAGAATCTTACCAATGGCTGGTTGTGATCCTGAGTGCCAGCGCACTGAAATGATTAAG aaaaaggaacGTTTGAGGGCTTCTACTCAGCAGACAGTCCatctgtgggaggggcagaaccAGCAGGGGCTGGGTGTCCCCTCCCAGGACCCCAATAGTGTccatgaggaagaggaaggcatCAAAGCCGTGAAAAACCATAACCAAGGGGACCTTTGA